The following is a genomic window from Pseudophryne corroboree isolate aPseCor3 chromosome 3, aPseCor3.hap2, whole genome shotgun sequence.
AAACACACTTTAATGTTAGtgacattttaattattttttttatttttttacagtataCTGTCAGACAACAGAAGGCAGAATGTGCTCAAGAATCTAACGGTTTTCAATACTACACCCATGAAAGTGGGGCTGGTGTGGACAACTCCATAGCCTCTGATTCCATTCCGCAGAAAGATTGGCGACTTAATACCTATCGCCCTGATCCATTTGTACCGCTTATTAAATATTTCATGTTTGTCTTCAACTTCATCTTCTTTACTGTGGGAGTTTCCATATTGTGCATTGGATTTTGGGGGCTTTCAGACAAGCAATCATTGATAGGTGAAAAAATTGGTAATCTAAGTACAGACCCCATGCTCATATTTGTACTGGTGGGCCTGATAATGTGCGTCTTGTCAGCATCAGGATGTGTGGGCTTCATCAGAGAGAATGCAGGCCTTCTCAAATTTTTCTTCGTTGGAATAAGCATTCTGATATTTGCACAATGCTTGACTGCAATGGTAGTCCTGTGTTTTCATGATCAGATTCAGGATTCTGTGAAGAACACCATGCTGGTGTCTGTGAGAAGATACCAAGATGATTCAGATATAAAGTTTATATTGGATGAGATTCAGCTTGGCATGGAGTGTTGCGGAGTTCAGTCCTACGAAGACTGGTCGGTTAACCTGTAAGTACCAATGTTCTCTAGTGGAGTCTACCTTAAATAATCTATTAACATTCCATTTACCATTCCAAAAATTGAGATGTTAATTCTCCCCAAGTCTGGTTGTTGGTGGCACTACAAAGCCAATTATCCTTTTTTTAATGTTTCAGAGGAATTCAAAATTAATTCTTCAGTGAGCAACCTGGATTATTTTTGTGGGATAAATCACAACAATTGTCAATTACAAATTACTGTTACTACTACCTTCCTAATGGAAAGATTAAATGCTTTTATCTGCTGATGCGAAGAAGGCCTCTGATAGGATTAATTGCAGTTTATGGAAGGTCTTCTCCGATGTATGGGACTAGGTTCTCGCTGTCTCCACAGCATACTTGCTTTATATCGCTTCCCCTCTGCAAGGGTTTGGATTAACAAAGCTCTTTCTTTCTATCTTTTTATTGCTATTGTTTTATGCTTATGAACAGTTTAATGCTTGTATACTTGTATTACTATGTTACACCTTGGGATCATTTCTATGTCATTCTTATTTTGATATTCCTGCTGTCAGCTATTATGTCCCTGTTGAACCACTTATGACAGTACTATATGTATGTTTTGCTGTTTTATTTCAATAAACACTGATTGTGACAaacaaccccccaaaaaaaaagatttAGATACAGAGAAATTAGCCAAGGTGCTTGTTCTTCTAAATGCCTTCTAAATGCTGATGTTGAACTTGTGACTATTTTGGAATGTTAAAACTGAAAGAAAATGTGAGTCTGCAATGGAATTCGTTGGCTGTGTAGTGGAGATACTAATTGCAAAAATAAAGTTTTTATGTCCTTCTATACGAAACCTccaatatttttcatttttattttttcccctccaGGTATTTTAACTGTAGTTCTCCTGGAGCTAATTCTTGTGGAGTCCCCTACTCATGTTGCATTGACCCACTTCAAAATGGCACGGTACCCAATTCTCAGTGTGGATTTGGAGCCCTAGGAATGACTGAAGGTATGGCTGGAAGTCTGATTTACCTTGGAGGATGTGTTCCCCAAATGGCTGTTTGGCTGCAGCGCAAAATGTGGGACATTGTTGCAGTTTTCCTCTTGCTCACGGTCGCTGAACTAATCTGTGTTTTGTGTGCCCAAAGAGTGATGCATGAGCTCCAGGTGATAAAATCCTTCTATTAATGTCTGTTCCTGTTAATTAAAAAACGTACAATCCAAAAAATcgatcagacttttttttttttaataattgaaATCCAACCCAATAATCAGAGCTGGTTATTATCAAACAGGAAATTGTATCCTAATAACATGCTGACCAtcttaaaacaaacacacacacacacacacacacacacacacacacacacacacacacacacacacacacacacacaaagcatttGGTTCTTTTAGATAATAAAGAGATATTAATTAAAAGCTTCAGCAAACAGGTAAGACTTGTGATGAGGGGAGTGGACTGAAGTTACTCCTTTTATCGGTGACTTAAGTGtcgaagtcaaattgcatatttcgatatttagaatatGATATGGCATTTATTAATGTATGTATCTACGATGCATACGTCTATATGGTAGGGAGTGAATGACAGTAATGGCACGTTACTGCgcgcattacggtagaagatgcatttgttaataaatgtcATACTGTGACAAAAATAGCAAATAATTCTTACACACATTCAAATGTGGTCTCTCCAGGAAAACATCTCAAATAGTGTCTTAAACATATTGGATTGCTTAAACAGCCATTGTgaacatacaggccctcattccgagttgttcgctcggtatttttcatcgcatcgcagtgaaaatccgcttagtacgcatgcgcaatgttcgcactgcgactgcgccaagtaactttactatgaagaaagtattttaactcacggctttttcttcgctccggcgatcgtaatgtgattgacaggaaatgggtgttactgggcggaaacacggcgtttcaggggcgtgtggctgaaaacgctaccgtttccggaaaaaacgcaggagtggccggagaaacggtgggagtgcctgggcgaacgctgggtgtgtttgtgacgtcaaccaggaacgacaagcactgaaatgatcgcacaggcagagtaagtctggagctactctgaaactgctaagtagttagtaatcgcaatattgcgaatacatcggtcgcaattttaagaagctaagattcactcccagtaggcggcggcttagcgtgtgtaactctgctaaattcgccttgcgaccgatcaactcggaatgagggccacaatgtaGTGTCCTTTACTCAGGCTTTTCGTTGTTGGAAATGTTTCAATAGAGTGTGTGTTgagtcaacagatactggactgtcattgttacactagaggtaagaacaaacaagaagccagatacgaTACAATAGCAAGGACATGCAGATTCTGGATAGTATGCTCAACATACATTCATGCACTTCAGAATCCTGTTTATTTATGTAcaataaaatacagaccagatattGATAATTGAATTAAAagtgatatgtcatatgtattatgtatccTGGTGTTATGATTTACAAagcactgacctgtcccctacacaatgagttatacatagcctttacacaTCTGGtaaactgtgtatgtatgtatatgtatgtgtatgtgtatatatatgtatatatatatatgtatatatatatatatatatatatgtatatatatatatatgtgtactgtatgtatgtatgtatgtgtgtgtatatatatatatatatatatatatatgtaggtattgttccattaaatatcaaggacactgcataaGGATTCCTTGTGTGTGATCAAATCATTCAGCGGCACATAAGAAATAATTCGCTGGTTGCGAGGATGttgtcacatattgcggcaacaagttattagcagtACCGGATTCATGTGTATtactgtatgataatgtggtgggtttgacTGATCTTGGGGCGGGAACTCGGATGTAAACAACGGTAATCACttctcaggacttagtcatcgcccaccgTTTGAGCCGACCAGTGATCTCCGGTGTACTGGATATGACCCactcctggaccaatagcagaagatcCAGCCCCAGATATgtaccttctccaatacacagtCTACAAGTATTTTTCCTTAGCCAGGAATCTCAGTTGTTGCTGATTCTAAGTGGAGATGACTGTCCACTGACTTAAGggtgatgtatgctggctgtaactgtttcTCATGTAACTGGaactctgtaccacttacttaGGCATATATATGttctactgaatgatatactgtacttatgttattttgtatgcataccttttaatatcaaacacattatatatatatatatatatatatatatatatactactcaaaaaaataaagggaacacttaaacaacacatcctagatctgaatgaatgaaatattcttattaaatactttgttctttacatagttgaatgtgctgacaacaaaatcacacacaaattatcaatggaaatcaaatttatttacccatggaggtctggatttggagtcacactcaaacttaaagtggaaaagcacactacaggctgatccaactttgatgtaatgtccttaaaacaagtcaaaatgaggctcagtagtgtctgtggcctccacgtgcctgtatgacctccctacaatgcctgggcatgctcctgatgagatggcggatggtctcctgagggatctcctcccagagttggaccaaagcatccgccaactcctggacagtctatggtgcaacgtggcgttggtggatggagcgagacatgatgtcccagatgtgctcaattagattcaggtctggggaacggacgggccagtccatagcgtcaatgcctttgtcttgcaggaactgctgacacactccagccacatgaggtctagcattgtcttgcattaggaggaacccagggccaaccgcaccagcatatggtctcacaaggggtctgaggatctcatctcggtacctaatggcagtcaggctacatctggcgagcacatggagggctgtgcggccccccaaagaaatgccaccccacaccattactgacccactgccaaaccagtcatgctggaggatgttgcaggcagcagaatgttctccttggcatctccagactctgtctcgtctgtcacatgtgctcagtgagaacctgctttcatctgtgaagagcacagggcaccagtggcaaatttgccaatcttggtgttctctggcaaatgccaaatgtcctgcacggtgttgggctgtaagcacaacccccacctgtggatgtcgggccctcataccaccctcatgaagtctgtttctgatcgtttgagtagacacatacacatttgtggcttgctggacatcattttgcagggctctggcagtgctcctcctgttcctccttgcacaaaggcggaggtagcggtcctgctgctgggttgttgccctcctatggcctcctccacatctcctgatgtactggcctgtctcctggtagcgcctccatgctctggacactacgctgacagacacagcaaaccttcttgccacagctcgcattgatgtgccatcctggatgagctgcactacctgagccacttgtgtgggttgtagactccgtctcatgctaccactagagtgaaagcaccgccagctttcaaaagtgaccaaaacatcagccagaaagcataggagttgagaagtggtctgtggtcaccacctgcagaacaactcctttattgggggtgtcttgctaattgcctataatttccacctgttgtctatgccatttgcacaacagcttgtaaaattgattgtcaatcagtgttgcttcctaagtggacagtttgatttcacagaagtgtgattgacttggagttacattgtgttgtttaagtgttccctttattttttgagcaggggcgccgccatgacacccggcatcacgtgggcggggagcatgtgacgtcatcagactgttccgccaatccagcggaggcgggagattcaaagtcagacgccgggcagagcctcggtgcctgagtatcgtctcttttctgtagtggatgccagagctcccgtacgcagtgtgtttcccagcagctatactcctttgcaggtgccttcctgcagcacagtctccagtgatccgcacaactagtgtgttcctctgcagtgcagttgccagtgctccctggattcagcaaggcctgctggccgaaccaaccttagtgcttccagcgttcagtgtcaactaccatcgctcacaagttcttcattcatcagagtccttaaacaccgctcaccaattcttcagtgtcatttaccatcgctcacaagttcttcattcatccgtgtccttaaacaccgctcaccaattcttcagtgtcatttatcatcgctcacaagttcttcattcatcagtgtctttaaaacattgttcaccaattcttcagtgccatttaccattgctcacaagttcttcattcatcagtgtctttaaacatcgctcacaaattcttcagtgtccttcatcattgctcatgaattcttcagtaactttttgacattgcctacaagttcacgttctttcatgtgccgctgtattgctccctttctttaataaagttcctcagcattcttttaccaaacctaactattagagtcttgtatgaggaaatactatatccgaccatccctgctccgacccacctttGGTTCCTGTTCCCGACCattggaagaacccccgagtccacaacatccccaacccaggtcagtgacggtATACTCAGgcaccatggacccgggggatcggaacccagaggcaagcgccatccaggatctggtttcccgagttcaaagtcaggagacggcacaaagccaagtgatgcagtatctccaggagttatctggtcggctggatcaaattcaggcttctctggcttcagtagtcccggctccagctccagtacccgctccagtagttgtcCCTGGTAATGGTCAatccttgcccggaaccaggtcactccttcagctccccactccctctcgctataacgggaatccaaagaattgccgtggttttctcaatcaatgcgaggtacattttgaacttctctcacacaacttccccacagatcgatccaaggtggcatacattatttccttgcttgaaggttcagcgttggattgggtgtctccattatgggagcgttctgacccgTTGGTGTCCAGTTACACCAACTTTATCACGTCATTccgtaggatcttcgatgagcccggcagaacgactgcTGCTTCTAAGGATTTGCTCCGAGTCTGACAAGGCTCccattcagtgggacagtatgtgattcatttccaaaccatagctTCGGAACTgctctggaataatgatgctctccgggccgctttctggaatgggctctctgaccgtctaaaggacgaactgatcactagggacttgccagattccttagaagagttgatctcactctgtgtaaaggtggatcttcgtatgcaggaacgaagtGATGAACGTAGTCGGACtgaacgatccagattccggtctctcccgactaagcaaacgatcactccaagtccagacgaacctatgcaaattaatctatctcggctgtccccggaagaacgaccgcgccgtcgtgagggtagactctgtctctactgtggagctgcggatcactttctcaagttttgtaagtcccgtccgggaaacgggcagtcctagcttgttccggaggattcaagttaggggttacatctaaaccttctccgacagtggactgtttacgctcCGTGTCCttgttttctgggtctatagccaaacctgttaaggccctgctggactccggggctgcagggaattttgtttctttcTTGCGTTCAAAAGGTGGGTTTACAGTTACAACCCGTCGAAagacctattacgctgactgccatcaatggtacccaaatttctaatggtcttatttcaagtcgcacagtgccaatcaaactgcaggttggagttctacatcaagaacatctggagttcctagtgattcgggagatgcctcacgatctggttcttggtcttccttggcttaaagtacacaaccctcacgtcgactggaagtcgtcacaaatagtatcttggagttcattctgtcattctaattgtctcactcctgtttatccgctccgtgtatcttccaagtcggatgaggagctcattccggaggcctatcgggagttcgcagacgtgttttcagaacaggcggccgatcagttaccaccccatagaccctgggactgtcccattgagctcatcccagggaagatgccaccccgggggcgcatttatcctttgtcattgcccgagacccaagccatgtcggactatatcaagtctaatctgcagaaaggattaattcgcccctctacttccccggcgggagcaggcttcttctttgtgaagaagaaggacggagggttgaggccatgcattgactatcgcggcttaaatgagatcaccattaagaacaaatatcctttgccgctcgtCACGGAAccatttgatagggttcgcggagcccatttcttcacgaagctcgacttaaggggagcttataatatgATTCGTATtcaacagggggacgaatggaagacggccttcaataccagggacgggcattacgaatatctggtaatgccgtttgggctcagtaatgcccctgccgtcttccaaggttttgtgaatgaaatcttccgagatatgttatacctaagtgtagtggtatacttggatgacattctgatattttctaagaatctcatggagcatagaattcaggtcaaggaggtacttcttcgtctacgaaggaatcatctctacggtaagatctccaaatgtaccttttgaggttccttcaattccatttcttggttacgtcatctcaggtacggagcttcgcatggatccggaaaaactcactgctattcgggactggactcagactctttctttgaaagcggtacaaaggtgtctgggttttgcgaattactaccgtaaattcataaagggattctctaccattgtggcacctattactgctctaaccaaaaaggggtctgacccaagtcactggtcttctgaagctgtagcagtgttcgctcagttgaaagcagcctttatgtccgctccggtactccagcaaccgaatttttcaaaacaattcttcttggaggtcgatgcttcctcggtcggcatcggtgccgtgctctcacagtactcctctgacgggaagttgcatccatgtggtttccattctcgcaagttctctcctgctgaacgaaactacaccatcggagatcagg
Proteins encoded in this region:
- the TSPAN10 gene encoding tetraspanin-10, coding for MGAKICKLFQKLYSFSRFKRNTEEHDESSHLLPKYTVRQQKAECAQESNGFQYYTHESGAGVDNSIASDSIPQKDWRLNTYRPDPFVPLIKYFMFVFNFIFFTVGVSILCIGFWGLSDKQSLIGEKIGNLSTDPMLIFVLVGLIMCVLSASGCVGFIRENAGLLKFFFVGISILIFAQCLTAMVVLCFHDQIQDSVKNTMLVSVRRYQDDSDIKFILDEIQLGMECCGVQSYEDWSVNLYFNCSSPGANSCGVPYSCCIDPLQNGTVPNSQCGFGALGMTEGMAGSLIYLGGCVPQMAVWLQRKMWDIVAVFLLLTVAELICVLCAQRVMHELQVIKSFY